The proteins below are encoded in one region of Lactuca sativa cultivar Salinas chromosome 3, Lsat_Salinas_v11, whole genome shotgun sequence:
- the LOC111919382 gene encoding uncharacterized protein LOC111919382 → MLLFDEPKKAIHSESKDAEYKVDNLKKIIDDVAKKIAEEQLKTIEQPDTSEPPKYSSHIQGEGSSFPVKQDSPFQGESPSSSLPTESQVQRENSEPEAEEVSSFEGENANTNDDETQSEFKEEVNVELDPSYDPNYPPLTIWTKDHPQTQIIGESTEKVLTRSQLKAKQTALFSEVEFCMFNSFFSKVEPKTINTTLDHSDSLQAIQDELNEFERNKVWRLIPTLKYAFVVGLKWVFKNKMDKEGNVIRNKARLVVESYCQEEGID, encoded by the coding sequence ATGTTGCTATTTGATGAACCAAAAAAGGCTATTCACTCTGAATCCAAAGATGCAGAATACAAGGTAGACAACTTGAAGAAGATAATCGATGATGTTGCAAAGAAAATAGCAGAAGAACAACTGAAAACAATCGAACAGCCTGACACAAGTGAACCTCCAAAATATAGTTCTCATATTCAGGGGGAGGGTTCATCTTTTCCAGTTAAGCAAGATTCACCATTCCAGGGGGAGAGCCCATCATCATCActaccaaccgaaagtcaagtccAGAGGGAGAATTCTGAGCCTGAAGCTGAGGAAgtatcatcattcgagggggagaatgcaaatacaaatgatgATGAAACTCAGTCAGAATTCAAAGAAGAAGTGAATGTTGAACTGGATCCCTCATATGATcctaattaccctcctctcaccatatggaccaaagatcatccacaAACACAAATTATTGGTGAATCAACAGAAAAGGTACTCACACGATCACAactgaaagcgaaacaaactgccCTATTCTCTgaagtggaattttgcatgtttaattcattcTTCTCCAAGGTTGAACCGAAGACGATCAACACTACACTCGATCATTCTGATTCGCTACAGGCGATTcaggacgaactcaatgagttcgagcgAAATAAAGTGTGGAGATTGATTCCAACACTAAAGTATGCTTTTGTGGTTGGACTAAAGTGGGTTTTCAAGAATAAGATGGATAAGGAAGGAAATGTGATTCGCAACAAGGCAAGATTGGTTGTGGAAAGTTACTGTCAAGAAGAAGGCATAGATTAA